A single Anopheles arabiensis isolate DONGOLA chromosome 2, AaraD3, whole genome shotgun sequence DNA region contains:
- the LOC120893489 gene encoding ceramide transfer protein isoform X2, translating to MPSLTTARLFKGLLRKEIEGPHSTIPEDEFFDAVETGLDKIEEDRQLRVRLKYQSQQSQISNVSSLHSPSAETEDEIPQLAEDFGTGAQAKSHKLWPEIDRICTEQLTQARQGVGEDGNGWQLFADEGEMKMYRREEEVDGMVIDPLKSCHVVKGVTAREMCHYFFDPAYRNDWETTLEDVQIVDNVAPDTLVFLQTYKRIWPASQRDALFWSHMRRITDNLDAGANDVWIVCNHSNQNEEYPPANQGKCVRIYLTVILVCQTYLPPGKDSKTATRDDLTCKITYCSTVNPGGWAPATVLRAIYKKEYPKFLKRFTGYVVDQCKAKPIMY from the exons ATGCCTTCGCTAACAACGGCACGATTGTTTAAAGGGCTGCTGCGCAAAGAAATA GAAGGACCGCACTCCACCATTCCGGAGGATGAGTTCTTTGACGCGGTCGAAACGGGCCTAGACAAGATCGAGGAAGATCGTCAGCTGCGAGTAAGGTTGAAATATCAATCGCAACAG TCCCAGATAAGCAATGTGAGTTCGTTGCACAGCCCCAGCGCCGAGACGGAGGACGAGATACCGCAGCTGGCGGAAGACTTCGGTACCGGTGCGCAGGCCAAGAGCCACAAGCTGTGGCCCGAGATCGATCGGATCTGCACGGAGCAGCTGACGCAGGCCCGGCAGGGCGTCGGCGAGGACGGCAACGGGTGGCAGCTGTTCGCGGACGAGGGCGAGATGAAGATGTACCGGCgcgaggaggaggtggacgGTATGGTGATCGATCCGCTCAAGTCCTGCCACGTGGTGAAGGGCGTCACGGCCCGCGAGATGTGCCATTACTTCTTCGATccggcgtaccggaacgattggGAGACGACGCTGGAGGATGTGCAGATCGTGGACAATGTCGCACCGGACACGCTCGTCTTTCTGCAGACGTACAAGCGGATCTGGCCCGCCAGCCAGCGGGATGCACTGTTCTGGTCGCACATGCGCCGCATCACCGACAATCTGGACGCTGGTGCGAACGACGTGTGGATCGTGTGCAATCATTCCAATCAGAACGAAGAGTATCCG CCCGCTAACCAAGGCAAATGCGTACGAATCTATCTAACGGTGATATTAGTTTGCCAGACCTACCTGCCACCGGGCAAGGACAGCAAAACAGCAACGCGAGATGATCTGACCTGCAAAATTACCTACTGCTCCACTG TAAATCCTGGCGGCTGGGCCCCAGCGACCGTGCTGCGCGCTATCTATAAGAAAGAATATCCAAAGTTCCTTAAGCGTTTCACCGGATACGTTGTTGATCAATGTAAAGCGAAGCCGATCATGTATTAG